A stretch of the Pangasianodon hypophthalmus isolate fPanHyp1 chromosome 28, fPanHyp1.pri, whole genome shotgun sequence genome encodes the following:
- the LOC113547331 gene encoding C-type lectin domain family 4 member M-like produces MSLEVYADAGVTAYKTSHSSEGIYYNEDTVENLWNRNNQEPAKSGGETTRSRCYRVTTVCVVLLCVLLLTAVTVLWIKYNTLNTENNQLQTSYNNPTIERDQLQTSYNNLTIERDQLQTRYNTLTREKDQLQTSYNTLTREKDQLQTSYNTLTREKDQLQTSYNTLTKEKDQLQTSYNTLTREKDQLQTSYNTLTKERDQLQTSYNTLTREKDQLQTRYNTLTIERDQLQTRYNTLTREKDQLQTSYNTLTREKDQLQTRYNTLTREKDQLQTSYNTLTREKDQLQTRYNTLTREKDQLQTSYNTLTREKDQLQTRYNTLTREKDQLQKDRDELQRLSKLGWMYFSSSVYYISTVAKSWTVSRQDCKERGADLVIINSREEQEFIGKTLGSRKAWIGLNDRDREAVWKWVDDTTLTTGYWGHGEPNGRGDEDCVLTGEMSDPVWTWADYPCNYEFIWICEKTIFN; encoded by the exons ATGAGTCTTGAAGTATACGCAGACGCAGGAGTTACTGCATATAAAACATCTCACTCAAGTGAAGGCATTTATTACAATGAGGACACAGTGGAGAATCTCTGGAACAGAAACAACCAAGAACCTGCTAAATCAG GAGGAGAGACTACAAGGAGCAGATGTTACAGAGTgactacagtgtgtgtggtgctgctgtgtgttctcctgctgactgccgtcacagtgctgtggatcaaATACAACACCctgaatacagaaaacaaccagctacagaccagttacaacaacccgactatagagagagaccagttacagaccagttacaacaacctgactatagagagagaccagttacagaccagatACAACACCCTGACTAGAGAGaaagaccagttacagaccagttacaacacCCTGACTAGAGAGaaagaccagttacagaccagttacaacacCCTGACTAGAGAGaaagaccagttacagaccagttacaacacCCTGACTAAAGAGaaagaccagttacagaccagttacaacacCCTGACTAGAGAGaaagaccagttacagaccagttacaacaccctgactaaagagagagaccagttacagaccagttacaacacCCTGACTAGAGAGaaagaccagttacagaccagatacaacaccctgactatagagagagaccagttacagaccagatACAACACCCTGACTAGAGAGaaagaccagttacagaccagttacaacacCCTGACTAGAGAGaaagaccagttacagaccagatACAACACCCTGACTAGAGAGaaagaccagttacagaccagttacaacacCCTGACTAGAGAGaaagaccagttacagaccagatACAACACCCTGACTAGAGAGaaagaccagttacagaccagttacaacacCCTGACTAGAGAGaaagaccagttacagaccagatACAACACCCTGACTAGAGAGAAAGACCAGTTACAGAAGGATAGAGACGAACTCCAGAGACTTTCTAAACTAG GATGGATGTATTTCAGCTCCAGTGTTTATTACATCTCTACTGTGGCGAAGAGCTGGACTGTGAGCAGACAGGACTGCAAGGAGAGAGGAGCAGACCTGGTGATCataaacagcagagaggaacag GAGTTCATCGGTAAAACCCTGGGCAGCAGAAAAGCTTGGATTGGTCTgaatgacagagacagagaggccgTGTGGAAGTGGGTGGATGATACGACACTGACCACTGG GTACTGGGGACATGGAGAACCCAACGGTAGAGGTGATGAGGATTGTGTTTTAACAGGTGAAATGTCTGATCCTGTCTGGACCTGGGCTGATTATCCCTGTAATTATGAGTTTATCTGGATCTGTGAGAAGACAATCTTTAACTGA
- the LOC117596327 gene encoding CD209 antigen-like protein C, producing the protein MFHLCMRDDHEDVTVVTYTITDDFEGYDTDTEDANAKSNQHIQRTVTGLNRARNKCYKLTAVCVLLLCVLLLTGVTVLWFKFNILNTENNQLRTRYNHLTIEGDQLQNLNNEFHKKLTNLGWILFTSKFYYISTQRKNWTESRQDCRERGADLVIINSKEEQEFVDNLSKSKNYGVYIGLTDLDNEGVWKWVDGTSMTTAYWSSRNFFSEGTDCVMNRYNRWFDRPCTETYYWICE; encoded by the exons atgtttcatttatgcaTGAGAGACGACCACGAGGACGTGACGGTGGTCACCTATACAATCACAGATGATTTTGAAGGCTacgacacagacacagaggacGCCAATGCAAAGAGTAACCAACATATTCAACGCACAG TTACAGGACTCAATCGTGCAAGGAATAAGTGTTACAAactgactgcagtgtgtgtgctgctgctgtgtgttctgctgCTGACTGGCGTCACAGTGCTGTGGTTCAAATTCAACATCctgaatacagaaaacaaccaGCTACGGACCAGATACAACCACCTGACTATAGAGGGAGACCAGTTACAGAATCTAAACAATGAATTTCATAAGAAATTGACTAATTTGG GATGGATACTCTTTACCTCCAAGTTTTACTACATCTCCACTCAGAGGAAGAACTGGACTGAGAGCAGACaggactgcagagagagaggagcagacCTGGTGATCATAAACAGCAAAGAGGAGCAG GAGTTTGTGGATAATTTGAGCAAGAGCAAGAATTATGGAGTTTATATTGGTCTGACTGACCTTGATAATGAAGGAGTGTGGAAATGGGTGGATGGAACATCAATGACCACTGC GTACTGGTCATCtagaaattttttttcagaagggACTGACTGTGTTATGAATAGGTATAATAGATGGTTTGACAGACCATGCACAGAAACTTACTACTGGATCTGTGAATAA
- the LOC113547348 gene encoding uncharacterized protein LOC113547348 produces MKKLKRDDHKDVMMVTHTITDDFEGYDTDTEDANAKSNQHIQCTGSRCYRLTAVCVVLLCVLSLTAITVLWIKFAIQSPENNQLQTRYNTLTKEKDQLQTRYNTLTKEKDQLQTRYNTLTKERDQLQTRYNTLTEERDQLQTRYNTLTKERDQLQTRYNTLTKERDQLQTSYNNIQNKLATSESFVKQGWRYFRSSLYYFSAEEKSWTDSRQDCRERGADLVIINSREEWEYISAQMGSYNRAWIGLSDRDTEGEWKWVDGTELTDGSGYWYRGEPNDQDGNEDCAEIWSFPGKKALNDRLCSYKTWWICKMRLYTFFYRLEMSECVYDNVICVEELKRGERLEMVVDIYESADAVRGHDPGAQTEDTDTERIHHIHHTEGDPRRSRCYRLTTVCAVLLCVLLLTAVIVLWIKFINTTTEKHQLQTSYNNLTIERDQLQRDREEIQRLSKLGWIFFNTSLYYMSTEKKNWNESRQDCKEKGADLVIINSKEEQTFIKQMHGKEAWIGLSDRDQEDVWKWVDGTPLTIGYWGRGEPNNYRDEDCVITGYLYVAVQNWADFSCNSMFTWICEKIIFN; encoded by the exons atgaagAAGCTGAAGAGAGACGATCACAAGGACGTGATGATGGTCACCCATACAATCACAGACGATTTTGAAGGCTacgacacagacacagaggacGCCAATGCAAAGAGTAACCAACATATTCAATGCACAG GGAGCAGATGTTACAGactgacagcagtgtgtgtggtgctgctgtgtgttctctCGCTGACTGccatcacagtgctgtggatcaaATTCGCCATCCAGAGTCCAGAAAACAACCAGCTACAGACTAGATACAACACCCTGACTAAGGAGAAAGACCAGTTACAGACTAGATACAACACCCTGACTAAGGAGAAAGACCAGTTACAGACTAGATACAACACCCTGACTAaggagagagaccagttacagactagatacaacaccctgactgaggagagagaccagttacagactagatacaacaccctgactaaggagagagaccagttacagactagatacaacaccctgactaaggagagagaccagttacagaccagttacaacaaTATTCAGAACAAGTTGGCTACTTCAG AGTCATTTGTCAAACAAGGATGGAGATACTTCAGGTCCAGTCTTTACTACTTCTCTGCTGAGGAGAAGAGCTGGACTGACAGCAGACaggactgcagagagagaggagcagacctggtgatcataaacagcagagaggaatgg GAGTACATCAGTGCACAGATGGGCAGCTATAATCGGGCTTGGATTGGTCTGAGTGACAGAGACACGGAGGGAGAGTGGAAATGGGTGGACGGTACAGAACTGACCGACGGCTCTGG GTACTGGTATAGGGGGGAACCAAATGATCAAGATGGTAATGAAGACTGTGCTGAGATCTGGTCCTTTCCGGGCAAGAAGGCCTTGAATGACAGGTTATGCTCTTACAAAACATGGTGGATCTGCAAGATGAGACTTTA tacat TCTTTTATAGATTAGagatgtctgagtgtgtgtacgatAATGTGATCTGCGTTGAGGAGCTGAAGAGAGGAGAGCGATTAGAGATGGTGGTGGATATCTACGAGAGTGCAGATGCTGTTAGAGGTCACGACCCTGGCGCACAAACAGAGGATACTGATACAGAGAGGATCCACCACATTCATCACACAG AAGGAGACCCTAGACGGAGCAGATGTTACAGACTGACTACAGTGTGTGCGGTGCTcctgtgtgttctcctgctgacTGCCGTCATAGTGCTGTGGATCAAATTCATCAACACTACTACTGAAAAACACCAGCtacagaccagttacaacaacctgactatagagagagaccagttacagagggaTAGAGAGGAAATCCAGAGGCTTTCCAAATTGG GATGGATATTCTTCAACACTAGTCTTTACTACATGTCTACTGAGAAGAAGAACTGGAATGAGAGCAGACAGGACTGCAAAGAGAAAGGAGCAGACCTGGTGATCATAAACAGCAAAGAggaacag ACGTTCATTAAACAGATGCATGGCAAGGAGGCTTGGATTGGTCTGAGTGACAGAGACCAAGAGGACGTGTGGAAATGGGTGGACGGTACACCACTGACCATTGG GTACTGGGGACGTGGAGAACCCAACAATTATAGAGATGAGGACTGTGTAATTACTGGCTATCTGTATGTTGCTGTACAAAACTGGGCTGACTTTTCCTGTAATAGTATGTTCACTTGGATTTGTGAGAAGATCATTTTTAACTAA
- the LOC117596295 gene encoding CD209 antigen-like, with protein MSQNVYVKCVQKVKQTEQMEMVEEVYVNSGVVKCHEQPKNTEDGITKTNVETQTKGGDNAGDRCYRLIGVCVLLLCVLLLTAITVVWIKFTNLNAENKQLQTRYNTLTIERDQFKLERDQLQTRYHNLTIERDQLQTRYHNLTIERDQLQTSYNNMTIERDQLQLELNQLETSCNDVTLERDQLQLELNQLETSYNKVTMERDQLQLEINQFETCCKNMTTERDQLELEIDQLETCCNNMTMERDQLEIDQFETCCYDVTIERDQLQLEIDQFETCCNNMTTERDQLEKEKKELVKGLYQLGWSFFNSSLYYISNESKNWTESGVDCRERGSELVIINTMEEQEFISTNFNSTEAWVGLSYSDTESVWKWVDNTILTTAYWLEESPTHYEGYEDCAITTIGSGVFTWNVYPCNYTAFSICEKMIN; from the exons ATGTCTCAGAATGTTTACGTGAAATGTGTTCAGAAGGTGAAACAAACAGAGCAGATGGAGATGGTGGAGGAGGTCTATGTGAACTCAGGCGTCGTTAAATGCCACGAACAGCCGAAAAACACGGAGGACGGCATCACAAAGACGAACGTAGAAACTCAAACTAAAG GAGGAGACAATGCAGGGGACAGATGCTACAGActtataggtgtgtgtgtgctgctgctgtgtgttctcctgctgacTGCCATCACAGTGGTGTGGATCAAATTCACCAACCTGAATGCAGAAAACAAGCAGCTACAGACCAGATACAATAccctgactatagagagagaccagttcaaattagagagagaccagttacagaccaggtACCATAacctgactatagagagagaccagttacagaccaggtACCATAACCTGACTATAGaaagagaccagttacagaccagttacaacaacatgactatagagagagaccagttacagttAGAGCTCAACCAGTTAGAGACTAGCTGTAATGACGTGACTttagagagagaccagttacagttAGAACTCAACCAGTTAGAGACTAGTTACAATAAGGTGACTAtggagagagaccagttacagttAGAGATCAACCAGTTCGAGACTTGTTGCAAGAACATGACTacagagagagaccagttagaGTTAGAGATCGACCAGTTAGAGACTTGTTGCAATAACATGACTATGGAGAGAGACCAGTTAGAGATTGACCAGTTCGAGACTTGTTGCTATGACGTGACTAttgagagagaccagttacagttAGAGATCGACCAGTTCGAGACTTGTTGCAATAACATGACTacagagagagaccagttagagaaggagaaaaaggaaCTTGTGAAGGGGCTTTATCAACTAG GATGGAGCTTCTTCAACTCCAGTCTTTACTACATCTCTAATGAAAGCAAGAATTGGACTGAGAGCGGAGtggactgcagagagagaggatcAGAACTGGTGATCATAAACACCATGGAGGAACAG GAGTTCATCAGCACAAATTTCAATAGTACAGAAGCTTGGGTTGGGCTCAGTTACAGTGACACAGAGAGCGTGTGGAAATGGGTGGACAATACAATACTGACCACTGC GTACTGGCTTGAAGAGTCACCCACTCATTATGAAGGTTATGAAGATTGTGCAATAACTACTATTGGATCTGGCGTGTTTACATGGAACGTGTATCCCTGTAATTACACTGCATTTAGCATTTGTGAGAAAATGATTAATTAA